Proteins from one Vitis riparia cultivar Riparia Gloire de Montpellier isolate 1030 unplaced genomic scaffold, EGFV_Vit.rip_1.0 scaffold843_pilon_pilon, whole genome shotgun sequence genomic window:
- the LOC117910766 gene encoding protein FAR1-RELATED SEQUENCE 5-like, producing the protein MEKTIKQEFEVKAEDVVNDDAYTGGTYKLGGNGWEEKVLKGISVEEVCKMKFACIDEAETFYNMLAKLTGFSIRKDDLKRDKNGDIISRKWVCSKEGHRATKFIENDNRQREPRSLTRVGCEAAFRVGLNRKDGKWIVKEFKGDHNHNLVDAINRQFLRSHRTVSNPDKAQVDVLRKVGVKTTQIMDYMVKQSGGHEHVGFTQKDIYNHVDAMRRSEIKDGDAEAALAYLCGKAEMDSSFFYKFNIDEESRLANLFWADSTARMDYACFGDVLAFDTTYRTNAYKKPLVVLVGVNHHHQTVVFGCALLMDESVGTYEWVLETFLEAMMNKKPISVVTDGDKAMRKAIKKVLPETCHRLCSWHLQRNAFTNVHIKDFSSIFARCMFMRGNEEEFEKVWHEMVANLGLNENRWVTEIYGKRKRWAEAYLRGNFFGGMRTTQRCESMNAYLNRFLKIRLRLYEFVQQFDRAIMRIRQNEAKAEFESNNSSPVLSTKLSIIENHAATVYTKESFIKFREEMKNAELFFVVGLGMLGEHLSNDRSDMYIDCGELNNV; encoded by the exons ATGGAGAAAACAATCAAGCAGGAGTTTGAAGTGAAAGCGGAGGACGTTGTCAATGACGATGCATATACAGGTGGAACTTACAAGCTGGGTGGAAACGGTTGGGAAGAGAAAGTGTTGAAGGGTATTTCAGTGGAAGAAGTATGCAAAATGAAATTTGCTTGCATAGACGAGGCCGaaacattttacaacatgttagcAAAACTAACCGGATTTAGTATTCGAAAAGATGATTTGAAGCGAGACAAGAATGGAGATATAATATCTCGAAAGTGGGTGTGTTCCAAAGAAGGACATCGAGCGACAAAGTTTATTGAGAATGACAACCGACAGCGTGAGCCACGATCGTTGACTAGAGTTGGATGTGAAGCTGCATTTCGTGTAGGCTTGAATAGGAAAGATGGAAAGTGGATTGTAAAGGAATTTAAAGGAgatcataatcataatttggTCGATGCTATCAACAGACAATTCCTTCGGTCTCATCGAACAGTAAGTAATCCAGATAAGGCACAAGTTGATGTTTTGCGTAAAGTAGGTGTTAAAACCACACAAATTATGGACTATATGGTCAAACAATCAGGGGGACATGAGCACGTCGGTTTTACacaaaaagatatatacaatcacgttgatgcaatgcgtagaaGTGAAATTAAAGACGGTGATGCAGAAGCGGCATTGGCTTATTTGTGTGGAAAGGCAGAAAtggattcatcatttttttataaattcaacatTGATGAAGAAAGTCGACTAGCAAATTTGTTTTGGGCTGATTCAACTGCTCGAATGGATTATGCGTGTTTTGGAGATGTCCTAGCATTTGACACAACCTATAGGACAAATGCCTATAAAAAGCCTCTAGTAGTGTTGGTCGGTGTTAATCATCACCACCAAACTGTTGTATTTGGTTGTGCGTTATTGATGGATGAAAGTGTTGGGACATATGAATGGGTGTTGGAGACATTTCTTGAGGCAATGATGAATAAGAAACCCATATCTGTTGTAACCGATGGGGATAAAGCTATGCGTAAGGCAATTAAAAAAGTATTACCCGAAACGTGTCATCGATTGTGTTCATGGCATTTGCAACGAAATGCATTCACGAATGTGCATATTAAGGACTTCTCAAGCATATTTGCAAGGTGCATGTTCATGCGTGGGaatgaagaagaatttgaaaaggttTGGCATGAAATGGTTGCAAATTTGGGACTTAATGAGAATCGATGGGTGACCGAGATATATGGGAAACGTAAAAGATGGGCAGAGGCGTATTTACGTGGAAATTTCTTTGGAGGGATGAGAACCACACaaaggtgtgagagtatgaatgcatatctaaatagattcttaaaaattCGCTTGCGACTGTATGAGTTTGTACAACAATTTGATAGAGCCATAATGAGAATACGGCAAAACGAGGCAAAGGCAGAGTTCGAGTCGAACAATTCTTCACCAGTGCTTTCAACCAAACTATccataattgaaaatcatgctGCGACGGTATACACGAAAGaatcttttattaaatttcGCGAGGAGATGAAAAATGCAGAGTTATTCTTTGTGGTAGGTCTT GGAATGTTAGGGGAGCACTTGTCGAATGACCGATCTGACATGTACATAGATTGTGGTGAACTTAATAAT gtttaa
- the LOC117910773 gene encoding uncharacterized protein LOC117910773, which translates to MNVNEHYLHTLSNEKLCTEDLNEKNEDACATSIEVHIIPDENENILPLPIKRSTRDYGNEPLRALCGYPNHVMKTRSSRERKPSKFKVSPFVHKLRKMVKHEASEQMILCGSPHPFFDRKTSIVSKYISELDDCEKLFIPMHDDCPGHWYLCVIDFKDFDIQILDSLRSKSRDEFRFKSVKKVGKMSSNSPLIGLLRFQLKIMGGTVECMSLDICRDSKMVIR; encoded by the exons atgaatgtgaatgaacaTTATCTTCACACTTTGTCAAATGAGAAGTTATGCACCGAGGActtgaatgaaaagaatgaagatgcatgtgctacatcaattgaagtgcatatcattccagacgaaaatgaaaatattttaccacTTCCAATCAAAAGGAGTACAAGAGATTATGGAAAT gaaccattacgagcactatgtggttatcctaatcatgtcatgaaaacacGTTCATCAAGGGAGAGGAAACCAAGTAAATTCAAGGTCTCCCCGTTTGTACACAAATTAAGGAAGATGGTAAAACACGAAGCATCAGAG cAAATGATTTTGTGCGGGAGTCCTCATCCTTTTTTCGATAGAAAAACATCCATCGTGAGTAAGTACATTAGCGAATTGGATGATTGCGAGAAG CTATTTATTCCAATGCATGACGATTGCCCTGGTCATTGGTATCTGTGCGTCATTGACTTCAAAGACTTTgatatccaaattttggattcattacgATCGAAGAGTCGGGACGAGTTCCGGTTTAAGAGTGTGAAAAAAGTG GGAAAGATGTCTTCCAATTCTCCATTGATTGGGCTCCTTCGATTCCAACTCAAGATAATGG gtGGGACTGTGGAGTGCATGTCATTAGACATATGCAGAGATTCAAAAATGGTGATTCGATGA